One genomic region from Balaenoptera musculus isolate JJ_BM4_2016_0621 chromosome X, mBalMus1.pri.v3, whole genome shotgun sequence encodes:
- the LOC118888918 gene encoding elongation factor 1-alpha 1-like, with the protein MMLSDCGPQPYSAHGEAGISSKMSPTATKLGKEKTHINIVVIGHVDLGESTTTGHLIYKCGGIDKRTPEEFEKEAAEMGKGSFKCAWVLDKLKAEREHGITIDISLWKFETSKYYVTIIDAPGHRDFIKNMITGTSQADCAVLIVAAGAGEFEAGVSKNGQTPEHALLAYTLGVKQLIVGVNKMDSTEPPYSRKRYEETVKEVSTYIKKIGYNPNTVAFVPTSGWNGDNMLEPSAIMLWLKGWKVTRKDGNASGTTLLEALDCILPPTHSTDKPLCLPLQDVYKIGGIGTVPVGRVETGVLKPGMVVTFAPVNVTTEVKSAEMHHEALSEALPGDNVGFNVKNVSVKDVRRGNVAGDSKNDPPMEAAGFTAQVVILNHPGQISAGYAPVLDCHTAHIACKFAELKEKIDCRSGKKLEDGPKFLKSGDAAIVDMVPGKPMCAENFSDYPSLGRFAVGDVRQTVAVGVIKAVDKKGAGAGKVTKSAQKAQNAK; encoded by the exons ATGATGCTGAGCGACTGTGGACCGCAGCCCTACTCAGCCCATGGGGAAGCCGGGATTTCCAGCAAGATGTCCCCCACTGCCA CAAAACTGGGAAAGGAGAAGACCCACATCAACATCGTTGTCATTGGACACGTAGATTTGGGGGAGTCTACCACTACTGGCCATCTGATCTACAAATGTGGTGGGATCGACAAGAGAACCCCTGAAGAGTTCGAGAAGGAGGCTGCTGAGATGGGAAAGGGCTCCTTCAAGTGTGCCTGGGTCCTGGACAAACTGAAAGCTGAACGCGAGCATGGTATCACCATTGATATCTCCCTCTGGAAATTCGAGACCAGCAAGTACTATGTGACCATCATTGATGCCCCAGGACACAGAGACTTCATCAAAAACATGATTACAGGCACATCCCAGGCTGATTGTGCTGTCCTGATTGTTGCTGCTGGTGCTGGTGAATTTGAAGCAGGTGTTTCCAAGAATGGGCAGACCCCTGAGCACGCCCTTCTGGCCTACACTCTGGGTGTGAAACAACTCATTGTTGGAGTTAACAAAATGGATTCCACTGAGCCACCCTACAGCCGGAAGAGATACGAGGAAACTGTTAAGGAAGTCagcacctacattaagaaaattgGCTACAACCCCAACACAGTAGCATTTGTGCCAACTTCTGGCTGGAATGGTGACAACATGCTGGAGCCCAGTGCTATCATGCTGTGGCTCAAGGGATGGAAAGTCACCCGTAAAGATGGCAATGCCAGTGGGACCACACTGCTTGAAGCTCTGGATTGCATCCTGCCACCAACTCACTCAACTGACAAGCCCTTGTGTTTGCCCCTCCAGGACGTCTACAAAATTGGTGGTATTGGCACTGTCCCTGTGGGTCGAGTGGAGACTGGTGTTCTCAAACCTGGCATGGTGGTCACCTTTGCTCCAGTCAACGTGACAACTGAAGTGAAGTCTGCTGAAATGCACCATGAAGCTTTGAGTGAAGCCCTTCCTGGGGACAATGTGGGCTTCAACGTCAAGAACGTGTCTGTCAAAGATGTTCGTCGTGGCAATGTGGCTGGTGACAGCAAAAATGACCCACCGATGGAAGCAGCTGGCTTCACAGCTCAGGTGGTTATCTTGAACCATCCAGGCCAAATCAGTGCTGGATATGCACCTGTGCTGGACTGTCACACAGCTCACATTGCCTGCAAGTTTGCTGAGCTGAAGGAGAAGATAGATTGTCGTTCTGGGAAAAAGCTGGAAGATGGCCCCAAATTCTTGAAATCTGGTGATGCTGCCATCGTTGATATGGTTCCTGGCAAACCCATGTGTGCTGAGAACTTCTCTGACTATCCTTCTCTGGGCCGTTTTGCTGTTGGTGACGTGAGACAGACGGTTGCTGTGGGTGTCATCAAAGCAGTGGACAAGAAGGGAGCTGGAGCTGGCAAGGTCACCAAGTCTGCCCAGAAAGCTCAGAACGCTAAATGA